The Aerococcaceae bacterium DSM 111021 DNA segment TTATCGGTGGAGGAATGGCTTATACATTCTTAAAAGCACAAGGAAAAGAAGTTGGTACATCTTTATTAGAAGAAGACCGTATTCCTTTAGCTAAAGCATTGTTAGAAACTGCTGGAGATAAGATTGTTTTACCAGTAGATGTTGTTATTGCTGATGACTTCTCTAACGAAGCTAACACTGATGTTGTTTCAGTTGATGATATTCCTGCTGACTGGCAAGGATTAGACTGCGGACCAGAATCAGTTAAAGTATTTGAAGATGTATTAAAAGATGCTAAGACAGTAGTATGGAACGGACCAATGGGTGTATTCGAGATGGAATCTTTCGCTCAAGGTACAATTGGTGTTTGTGAAGCTATTGCTAACCTTGAAGACGCTACTACAATCGTTGGTGGTGGAGATTCAGCAACAGCTGTTGCTCAATTAGGTTATGAAGATAAATTCTCACACATCTCAACAGGTGGAGGAGCTTCATTAAACTATCTTGAAGGAACTGAATTACCTGGTGTTACAGCCATTGATGAAAAATAACTAATAGTCTTTAAATTAAGGAGAATATAATTTATGTCACGTAAACCAATTATTGCTGGTAACTGGAAAATGAACAAAACTGCTCAAGAAGCTGCTGATTTTGTTGAAGCTGTTAAAGGAAGAATTCCTTCTGCAGATGCTGTTGATTCAGTAGTAGGTGCACCAGCACTGTTTTTAGAAACAATTAAACGCTTAAGCGAAGGTACAGAGTTAAGAACTGCTGCTCAAAACAGCTACTTCGAAGATGAAGGTGCTTTTACTGGTGAAACAAGTCCTAAAGCTCTTGCTGATTTAGGTGTTGAATATGTAATTATCGGACACTCTGAACGTAGAGAATACTTTGGAGAAACTGATCAAGACATTAACAAAAAAGCAAAAGCAATTTTACGTAACGGTATGTTACCAATCATTTGTTGTGGTGAAACACTAGAACAACGTGAAGCTGGAGAAACTGCTGAGTTCGTATCTGGTCAAGTTAAAGCAGCTTTAGAAGGTTTAACTGAAGAGCAAATCGCTTCATCAGTTGTTGCTTACGAGCCTATCTGGGCAATCGGAACTGGTAAATCATCATCTGCTGAATTAGCAAACGAAACTTGTGGAGTAGTACGTAAAGCAATTGCTGAAGTAACTTCAGAAGCAACTGCTGAAAAAGTACGTATTCAATACGGTGGATCTGTTAAGCCAAACAATATCGCTGAATATATGGCACAAGAACATATTGACGGTGCATTAGTTGGTGGAGCAAGTTTAGAAGCTGATTCATTCATCGATTTATTGGAGGCTGTAAAATAATGAGTAAAGTCCCATATGCCTTAATTATCTTAGACGGATTCGCGATTCGCGATGAAGTTAGTGGTAATGCGGTAAAAGCAGCGAAAAAACCTAACTTTGATCGTTATTGGAATCAGTTTCCACATAACCAATTAAAAGCATCAGGGCATGACGTAGGCTTACCTGATGGTCAAATGGGGAACTCTGAAGTTGGTCACTTGAACATTGGTGCAGGTCGTATCGTGTATCAATCTTTAACTCGTATTAACTTAGCGATTGAAGACGAATCATTTTACGAAGTCCCAGAATTAGTTAAAGCAGTTGAAGAAGCGAAAGCTAAAGGGACTGCATTACACTTGATGGGGTTATTATCTGATGGTGGTGTCCACTCTCATTATGAGCATTTAATTGCTCTAGTTAAATTAGCTAAAAAACACGGTTTAGAAAAAGTATATGTTCATGGATTCTTAGATGGACGTGATGTTGGACCGAAAACATCATTGAAATACATTGAAGATTCAGAGAAAGCATTTAAAGAAATTGGAGTAGGGCAATTCGCTACAATTTCAGGTCGTTACTATGCAATGGATCGTGATAACCGTTGGGAACGCGTTCAGTTAGCATATGACGCAATTGTGCATGGTGAAGGTAGAAATGCTTCTTCAGCTAAAGAAGGCGTTGAGCGTTCTTATGACGAGCAAGTTGCTGATGAATTCGTAGTGCCTTTTACTATCGAAGATGAGAACAATAAACCTGTTGGGACACTGAATGATGGAGACTCTGTTGTCTTCTTTAACTTTAGACCTGACCGCGCGATTCAATTAGCTACTGCATTATCAAATCCTGGATTTAATGAATTTGATCGTGGAGAAACAACTAAAGACAATTACATGACTTCATTTACGCCATATAGTGATACTGTTTTAGCTGAAGTTGCTTTCAAGAAAGATGACTTAGTTAATACTGTCGGAGAAGTTTTAGCGGATGCAGGTAAGACTCAGTTAAGAATTGCTGAGACTGAAAAATACCCTCACGTAACATTCTTTATGAGTGGTGGACGTCATGAAGAATACGCAGGTGAAGAACGTATTTTAATCCCTTCTCCTAAAGTTGCTACTTACGACTTAAAACCAGAAATGTCAGCTTACGAAGTTAAAGAAGCTTTAGTGAATAAGATCAATGAAGATAAGATAGATGCTATCATCTTAAACTTTGCTAACCCTGATATGGTTGGACATAGTGGTATGTTAGAGCCTACTATAAAAGCAATTGAAGCAGTAGACGAATGTTTAGGGGCAGTTGTTGATTTAATTATTGAAAAAGGTGGAGCTGCGATTATTACAGCTGACCACGGTAACTCTGACGAAGTTGTAGATATCGAAGGAAACCCAATGACAGCTCACACAACGAACCCAGTACCAGTTATTGTTACAAAGAAAGATGCAGAATTACGTGATGGTGGTCGCTTGGCAGACTTAGCACCAACATTACTTGATATGCTTGATGTAGCTAAACCTGAGGATATGACAGGTACTAGTTTAATTAAATAGGCAAAACACCTAATATGTTTTGCTTTTTGAATGAATAATTTATAGAATAGAATAGTAGGGTTTTGATTAAGTTCATGCCTAACAAATTAAAGAGGAGAATTTTATATGCCATTTATTACAGATGTATATGCAAGAGAAGTTTTAGACTCACGTGGGAACCCAACTGTTGAGGTAGAAGTTTACACAGAGAGCGGTGCTTTTGGTCGCGGAATCGTACCTTCTGGTGCGTCAACTGGTGAACACGAAGCTGTTGAGTTACGTGATGGAGACAAAGATCGTTACTTAGGTAAAGGTGTACTTAAAGCTGTAGATAACGTTAATAACGTAATTGCTGATGCATTATTAGGTTACGATGTTTTAGAACAACAAGCAATTGACAAATTAATGATCGATTTAGATGGTACTCCAAACAAAGGTAAATTAGGAGCTAACGCTATCTTAGGTGTATCTATTGCTGTTGCTCGTGCAGCTGCTGACTACTTAAATGTACCTTTATACCAATACTTAGGTGGATTCAACACTAAATTATTACCAACTCCAATGATGAACATCATCAATGGTGGATCTCACTCGGATGCTCCAATCGCATTCCAAGAGTTCATGATTATTCCAACAGGAGCTGAAACATTCAAAGAAGCTTTACGTTGGGGTGCTGAAATTTTCCACGCACTTAAATCATTATTAAGCGCACGTGGTTTAGAAACATCTGTTGGTGATGAAGGTGGATTCGCACCTCGCTTCGAAGGAACGGAAGACGGTGTTGAAACAATCTTAGAAGCTATCAAAAAAGCTGGTTTAGAACCAGGTAAAGATGTTTACCTAGGATTTGACTGTGCTTCATCTGAATTCTACGAAGACGGCGTATACAACTATGCTAAATTCGAAGGTGAAAATGGTGCTAAACGTTCTGCTAAAGAACAAGTTGACTACTTAGAAGAATTAGTTAACAAATACCCAATCATCTCTATCGAAGATGGTATGGATGAAAACGACTGGGACGGATGGAAATTACTTACTGAACGTTTAGGGGAAAAAGTTCAATTAGTAGGTGACGATTTATTCGTTACTAACACTGAAGTTTTAGCACGTGGAATCAACGAAAAAGTTGGTAACTCAATCTTAATCAAGATCAACCAAATTGGTACATTAACTGAAACGTTTGATGCTATTGAAATGGCTAAAAAAGCTGGTTATACTTCAGTAATTTCTCACCGTTCAGGTGAAACAGAAGATACGACTATTTCTGATATTGCTGTTGCAACTAATGCTGGACAAATCAAAACTGGTTCTTTATCACGTACGGACCGTGTTGCTAAATACAACCAATTATTACGTATCGAAGACATGTTAGCAGATTCTGCTGCATACGACGGAATTGATGTATTCTACAATTTAGATAACAAATAATTATCTAATTATTTAATAAGAAGAGGCGACTAGTAAAGCTAGTTGCCTCTTTTTTTTATAAATTATTATATTTCAAGATATTAGAGCATTTACAGAGAAATTCATATAATTTATGCTAAAAACACGTTGAATTTTAAGTGATTTTTCATGGAATAATCAAACTTATGAAGGATAATGTAATTGTAGAGAAGTATAAAAGTATATCTACTTTAAGGAGGATATCTAAAATGAAAATCAATACGAAATTCAATAAGAAACTTCTCGCCGTTATGTCTATTGCTACACTGGCAAATATTGCACCTTTAGTACCATCTAATGGGATAGCAAGTAATTTGGCTCTTGTAGAGGTACAAGCCTCAAGTGAAACCAATGAAAATGATATAGAAGCAATCAAACAATCAATGTTGGATGCGACACCGATAATTGAAAGTCAATTTATGCAAATACCAGAAGAAGCTTGGTTGGAATATTCAGATCGAGTGAGTAATGAGGGTGGAGACCCAAGTACAGTTTATAATTGGGCATTAGAAGATTATCCAATCGCTTTTGAACCAGCAATTGCACACTATCGAAACTCAATGGTTGAAAGTTATAATCTTGATGAAGAGAGTCTGAATACTGTAAGTCATCGTGATTTATTATGGTTAGAATACCAGACTTGGTTGAATGCAGGTGGTCAAGAAGACTTATCTGCCTTGGCAACTGGATTAGTTGAAGAGTATGGTGTTGAATATGCAGACGAAAGTGAAGATGATCGTTTAGCTAATTTAAAAGAAACAATGATAGGAGCTACTCCAGTTACATCTGAACAATTCGATGCTATACCAGCAGAAGATTGGTTGGCATATGCGGATGAAGTCAATGAAAGTGGCGGAGATCCAAGTACTGTTTATAATAGAGCAGTTGAAGATTTTCCAGAAGTATTTGAAGAAACTTTAAACAATATACGAGGAACTTTAGTTTCAGAATATAGTTTAAATGAAGAATCATTAAATGAAGTATCAGATATCGACTTACTGTGGTTAGAATACTCAGTGTGGATTGAATCAGGTAATACTGAAGACTTTACAAGGTTAACAGAGCGATTAATCGATGAGCATGGAGTTATTTTAGATGAAGAAGCACCTGGTGAAACTGATCTTGAAAGAATTAGAACAGTGATGATTGAAACAACGCCAATTACACCAGAACAATTTGATGCTATATCTGAAACAACATGGATTGCCTATACGGATCAAATTAATGAAGAAGGTGGAGACCCAAGTACTGCTTTTAACTGGGCATTACGAGATTATCCAGAAGTATTCCAAGATACGATAGCTTATATTCGTGGAGAGTTAATTAATCGATATAACTTAGAGGAAGCTTCATTAACTGAACGTGTAACTGATCAAGAATTATTATGGGAAGAGTATTCGGTTTGGTTACAAAATGGTGAAGAGAATTTAGAGGAATTGAGTTATGTTTTGGTACAAGAATATGGAGTACGTACAACATCTAGTTCGATTCCAGATGATAATGAAGAAGATCCAGCACCGACTTTACCAAATACTGGTGAGAGTAGAACGAGTTATAGCTCATACATTATAGTTGCTGTTGTAGGACTATTAGGGGCAGTAATCTTATTACGAGATTACTTTGTAAATAAAAAAGATGCTTAACAGTGTATTGATCCGCTAGTTTCGGCTAGCGGATTTTTTAATTTTGGCAGAATTTGGAGCGTAGTTGAATAGTGTGTTAAAGTATAAAATACTTATTGCAGTGAGATCGTTTCACCCAGTTCACTCTTTCGTACGTTTAGTTTGATAGTATAAAACAAATTATGAAATATTAAGTACTTTCTCCTGGGCATAATGAATTCCCCTCTTACCTGGAAATATGCGAATCACTTCCGCATTTACATATATAATTCAGCATTCTTAACATAAAACACGACAATAAGCATCAACTT contains these protein-coding regions:
- a CDS encoding triose-phosphate isomerase, with amino-acid sequence MSRKPIIAGNWKMNKTAQEAADFVEAVKGRIPSADAVDSVVGAPALFLETIKRLSEGTELRTAAQNSYFEDEGAFTGETSPKALADLGVEYVIIGHSERREYFGETDQDINKKAKAILRNGMLPIICCGETLEQREAGETAEFVSGQVKAALEGLTEEQIASSVVAYEPIWAIGTGKSSSAELANETCGVVRKAIAEVTSEATAEKVRIQYGGSVKPNNIAEYMAQEHIDGALVGGASLEADSFIDLLEAVK
- a CDS encoding 2,3-bisphosphoglycerate-independent phosphoglycerate mutase encodes the protein MSKVPYALIILDGFAIRDEVSGNAVKAAKKPNFDRYWNQFPHNQLKASGHDVGLPDGQMGNSEVGHLNIGAGRIVYQSLTRINLAIEDESFYEVPELVKAVEEAKAKGTALHLMGLLSDGGVHSHYEHLIALVKLAKKHGLEKVYVHGFLDGRDVGPKTSLKYIEDSEKAFKEIGVGQFATISGRYYAMDRDNRWERVQLAYDAIVHGEGRNASSAKEGVERSYDEQVADEFVVPFTIEDENNKPVGTLNDGDSVVFFNFRPDRAIQLATALSNPGFNEFDRGETTKDNYMTSFTPYSDTVLAEVAFKKDDLVNTVGEVLADAGKTQLRIAETEKYPHVTFFMSGGRHEEYAGEERILIPSPKVATYDLKPEMSAYEVKEALVNKINEDKIDAIILNFANPDMVGHSGMLEPTIKAIEAVDECLGAVVDLIIEKGGAAIITADHGNSDEVVDIEGNPMTAHTTNPVPVIVTKKDAELRDGGRLADLAPTLLDMLDVAKPEDMTGTSLIK
- the eno gene encoding phosphopyruvate hydratase, whose product is MPFITDVYAREVLDSRGNPTVEVEVYTESGAFGRGIVPSGASTGEHEAVELRDGDKDRYLGKGVLKAVDNVNNVIADALLGYDVLEQQAIDKLMIDLDGTPNKGKLGANAILGVSIAVARAAADYLNVPLYQYLGGFNTKLLPTPMMNIINGGSHSDAPIAFQEFMIIPTGAETFKEALRWGAEIFHALKSLLSARGLETSVGDEGGFAPRFEGTEDGVETILEAIKKAGLEPGKDVYLGFDCASSEFYEDGVYNYAKFEGENGAKRSAKEQVDYLEELVNKYPIISIEDGMDENDWDGWKLLTERLGEKVQLVGDDLFVTNTEVLARGINEKVGNSILIKINQIGTLTETFDAIEMAKKAGYTSVISHRSGETEDTTISDIAVATNAGQIKTGSLSRTDRVAKYNQLLRIEDMLADSAAYDGIDVFYNLDNK
- a CDS encoding LPXTG cell wall anchor domain-containing protein, which codes for MKINTKFNKKLLAVMSIATLANIAPLVPSNGIASNLALVEVQASSETNENDIEAIKQSMLDATPIIESQFMQIPEEAWLEYSDRVSNEGGDPSTVYNWALEDYPIAFEPAIAHYRNSMVESYNLDEESLNTVSHRDLLWLEYQTWLNAGGQEDLSALATGLVEEYGVEYADESEDDRLANLKETMIGATPVTSEQFDAIPAEDWLAYADEVNESGGDPSTVYNRAVEDFPEVFEETLNNIRGTLVSEYSLNEESLNEVSDIDLLWLEYSVWIESGNTEDFTRLTERLIDEHGVILDEEAPGETDLERIRTVMIETTPITPEQFDAISETTWIAYTDQINEEGGDPSTAFNWALRDYPEVFQDTIAYIRGELINRYNLEEASLTERVTDQELLWEEYSVWLQNGEENLEELSYVLVQEYGVRTTSSSIPDDNEEDPAPTLPNTGESRTSYSSYIIVAVVGLLGAVILLRDYFVNKKDA